One genomic window of Cannabis sativa cultivar Pink pepper isolate KNU-18-1 chromosome 2, ASM2916894v1, whole genome shotgun sequence includes the following:
- the LOC115719336 gene encoding probable linoleate 9S-lipoxygenase 5 isoform X1, with protein MLLGKIGDRVSGILNRGDDQKRVKGSVVLMKKNVLEFNPLSASVNVGSSLLDRVGDFLGNGISIQLVSGHSAGKVGKEAHLENWLTSLPALTPGDSLFRVTFEWDESIGVPEALIIKNNHLDEFFLKTITLEDVPGEGIVRFICNSWVYPAGRYKHTRVFFRNKSYLPSATPEPLLKYRKEELESLRGNGKGERKEWDRVYDYDVYNDLGDPDKGSKYVRQTLGGSSEFPYPRRGRTGRAPNRTDPKTESRLKRVNLMKPLDPLEALDIYVPRDERFGHLKMSDFLAYGLKSLSQSIKPALEHYFDQTRNEFDNFQEVYDLYEGGFKLPTAVLDTIRKTVPFNMLKELFRTDGEQFLRFPVPHVIKVDKSAWRTDAEFGREMLAGVHPIAIRRLEEFPPASKLDHKVYGDQTSKITEDHIEKNLEGLSVYEALYTNKLFILDHHDSFMPYLTRINSTATKTYASRTLLLLKNDGTLKPLAIELSLPHPKGDQFGAVSKVYTPAEEGVGATIWQLAKAYAAVNDSGYHQLISHWLNTHAVIEPFVIATNRQLSVLHPIYKLLQPHYRDTMNINALARQTLINAEGILESTVFPGKYALEMSAVVYKNWVFTEQALPADLLKRGMAVKDPNSPHGLRLLIEDYPFAADGLEIWSAIKSWVEEYCSFYYKADDTVQNDSELQAWWKEVRDVGHGDKKDESWWPKMLTREELVESCTIIIWISSALHAAVNFGQYPYAGYLPNRPTVSRRFMPEEGTPEYEQLKSDPEKGFLLTITSEFQTLIGVSLIEILSRHASDEVYLGQRDYDDWTAEAGPLQAFERFGRKLAQIEDKMMSKNKDTNLKNRAGPVNFPYTLLHPNGEEGLSAKGIPNSISI; from the exons ATGTTGCTTGGGAAAATTGGGGACAGAGTGAGTGGGATTCTGAATCGTGGTGATGATCAGAAAAGGGTAAAGGGATCAGTGGTGTTGATGAAGAAGAATGTATTGGAGTTCAACCCCTTAAGCGCTTCTGTCAACGTCGGCTCTTCGCTGCTTGACCGTGTTGGTGATTTCTTGGGCAATGGCATTTCTATCCAGCTCGTTAGTGGTCACTCCG CAGGAAAAGTTGGAAAAGAAGCTCACTTGGAGAACTGGCTTACTTCTCTGCCCGCCTTAACACCTGGCGATTCGTTGTTTAGAGTAACCTTCGAGTGGGACGAATCCATTGGAGTCCCAGAAGCTTTGATCATCAAGAACAATCACTTGGATGAGTTCTTCCTCAAGACCATCACCCTTGAAGATGTTCCTGGGGAAGGTATTGTCCGCTTCATCTGCAACTCTTGGGTTTACCCAGCTGGAAGATACAAGCACACTCGCGTTTTCTTTAGAAACAAG TCTTATCTTCCAAGTGCAACACCAGAACCACTGCTTAAGTACAGAAAAGAAGAGCTTGAAAGCTTAAGAGGGAATGGCAAAGGAGAGCGCAAGGAATGGGACAGGGTCTATGACTATGACGTGTACAACGATTTGGGTGATCCTGATAAGGGATCGAAGTATGTTCGTCAAACCCTTGGAGGGTCTAGTGAATTTCCTTACCCTCGTAGGGGAAGAACTGGCAGAGCACCCAACAGGACAG ATCCTAAAACCGAGAGCAGGTTGAAACGTGTGAATCTTATGAAACCTCTGGATCCTCTTGAAGCTTTAGATATATATGTGCCACGAGATGAACGCTTTGGTCACTTGAAGATGTCAGACTTTCTTGCTTATGGACTTAAGTCTTTATCGCAATCCATCAAACCTGCTCTGGAACATTACTTTGACCAGACACGGAATGAGTTTGATAACTTTCAGGAGGTATATGACTTGTACGAAGGAGGATTTAAGTTACCAACAGCAGTACTTGACACTATCAGGAAAACTGTTCCTTTCAATATGCTCAAGGAACTGTTTCGGACTGATGGTGAACAATTTCTTAGGTTCCCTGTGCCTCATGTGATTAAAG TGGATAAATCTGCATGGAGAACTGATGCAGAATTTGGTAGAGAAATGCTTGCTGGAGTGCACCCTATTGCCATTCGTCGACTTGAG GAATTCCCACCAGCAAGCAAGCTTGACCATAAAGTGTATGGCGATCAAACTAGTAAAATTACGGAAGATCACATAGAAAAGAACTTGGAGGGGCTTAGTGTATATGAG GCGCTCTATACCAACAAGTTATTTATATTGGATCACCATGATTCCTTTATGCCATACCTGACGAGGATAAACTCAACTGCCACAAAAACTTATGCCAGTCGAACTCTCCTTTTACTGAAAAACGATGGCACTTTGAAGCCATTAGCCATCGAATTAAGCTTACCACATCCAAAGGGAGATCAATTTGGTGCAGTTAGCAAAGTATACACCCCTGCTGAAGAAGGTGTTGGAGCTACCATTTGGCAACTAGCAAAAGCTTATGCAGCTGTAAATGACTCTGGCTACCATCAGCTCATTAGTCATTG GCTGAATACGCATGCTGTGATTGAGCCTTTTGTGATAGCAACAAACAGGCAGCTAAGTGTTCTCCACCCAATCTACAAACTCTTGCAGCCCCATTACCGTGACACTATGAACATAAATGCACTTGCTAGGCAAACTCTTATTAATGCTGAGGGAATTCTAGAATCGACAGTTTTTCCAGGGAAGTATGCTTTGGAGATGTCAGCAGTAGTTTATAAGAATTGGGTTTTCACTGAGCAAGCACTCCCAGCAGATCTCCTTAAAAG AGGAATGGCAGTTAAGGATCCAAATTCTCCACATGGGCTTCGCCTGCTAATAGAGGACTACCCATTTGCTGCTGATGGCCTAGAGATATGGTCTGCAATTAAATCATGGGTTGAAGAGTACTGCTCTTTCTATTATAAAGCTGATGACACTGTCCAAAATGATTCAGAACTTCAAGCATGGTGGAAGGAAGTGAGGGATGTGGGTCATGGTGACAAAAAAGATGAATCCTGGTGGCCAAAAATGCTGACCCGAGAGGAACTAGTTGAATCGTGTACCATAATCATATGGATTTCTTCTGCCCTCCATGCAGCAGTCAACTTTGGACAGTACCCTTATGCAGGGTACCTTCCAAATCGCCCCACAGTAAGCCGTCGGTTTATGCCTGAAGAGGGCACTCCGGAATATGAGCAGCTTAAGTCTGATCCTGAAAAAGGTTTCTTGTTGACAATTACTTCAGAATTTCAGACTCTTATAGGGGTTTCTCTCATTGAGATTTTGTCGAGGCATGCTTCTGATGAGGTCTATCTTGGTCAGAGAGACTATGATGACTGGACAGCAGAAGCTGGCCCCTTGCAAGCTTTCGAGAGGTTTGGAAGAAAACTTGCTCAGATTGAAGACAAAATGATGAGCAAGAACAAGGATACTAATCTGAAGAACAGAGCTGGACCAGTTAACTTTCCATATACTTTGCTCCATCCTAATGGCGAAGAAGGACTCTCTGCTAAGGGAATTCCTAACAGCATTTCAATCTAA
- the LOC115719336 gene encoding probable linoleate 9S-lipoxygenase 5 isoform X2, with the protein MLLGKIGDRVSGILNRGDDQKRVKGSVVLMKKNVLEFNPLSASVNVGSSLLDRVGDFLGNGISIQLVSGHSGKVGKEAHLENWLTSLPALTPGDSLFRVTFEWDESIGVPEALIIKNNHLDEFFLKTITLEDVPGEGIVRFICNSWVYPAGRYKHTRVFFRNKSYLPSATPEPLLKYRKEELESLRGNGKGERKEWDRVYDYDVYNDLGDPDKGSKYVRQTLGGSSEFPYPRRGRTGRAPNRTDPKTESRLKRVNLMKPLDPLEALDIYVPRDERFGHLKMSDFLAYGLKSLSQSIKPALEHYFDQTRNEFDNFQEVYDLYEGGFKLPTAVLDTIRKTVPFNMLKELFRTDGEQFLRFPVPHVIKVDKSAWRTDAEFGREMLAGVHPIAIRRLEEFPPASKLDHKVYGDQTSKITEDHIEKNLEGLSVYEALYTNKLFILDHHDSFMPYLTRINSTATKTYASRTLLLLKNDGTLKPLAIELSLPHPKGDQFGAVSKVYTPAEEGVGATIWQLAKAYAAVNDSGYHQLISHWLNTHAVIEPFVIATNRQLSVLHPIYKLLQPHYRDTMNINALARQTLINAEGILESTVFPGKYALEMSAVVYKNWVFTEQALPADLLKRGMAVKDPNSPHGLRLLIEDYPFAADGLEIWSAIKSWVEEYCSFYYKADDTVQNDSELQAWWKEVRDVGHGDKKDESWWPKMLTREELVESCTIIIWISSALHAAVNFGQYPYAGYLPNRPTVSRRFMPEEGTPEYEQLKSDPEKGFLLTITSEFQTLIGVSLIEILSRHASDEVYLGQRDYDDWTAEAGPLQAFERFGRKLAQIEDKMMSKNKDTNLKNRAGPVNFPYTLLHPNGEEGLSAKGIPNSISI; encoded by the exons ATGTTGCTTGGGAAAATTGGGGACAGAGTGAGTGGGATTCTGAATCGTGGTGATGATCAGAAAAGGGTAAAGGGATCAGTGGTGTTGATGAAGAAGAATGTATTGGAGTTCAACCCCTTAAGCGCTTCTGTCAACGTCGGCTCTTCGCTGCTTGACCGTGTTGGTGATTTCTTGGGCAATGGCATTTCTATCCAGCTCGTTAGTGGTCACTCCG GAAAAGTTGGAAAAGAAGCTCACTTGGAGAACTGGCTTACTTCTCTGCCCGCCTTAACACCTGGCGATTCGTTGTTTAGAGTAACCTTCGAGTGGGACGAATCCATTGGAGTCCCAGAAGCTTTGATCATCAAGAACAATCACTTGGATGAGTTCTTCCTCAAGACCATCACCCTTGAAGATGTTCCTGGGGAAGGTATTGTCCGCTTCATCTGCAACTCTTGGGTTTACCCAGCTGGAAGATACAAGCACACTCGCGTTTTCTTTAGAAACAAG TCTTATCTTCCAAGTGCAACACCAGAACCACTGCTTAAGTACAGAAAAGAAGAGCTTGAAAGCTTAAGAGGGAATGGCAAAGGAGAGCGCAAGGAATGGGACAGGGTCTATGACTATGACGTGTACAACGATTTGGGTGATCCTGATAAGGGATCGAAGTATGTTCGTCAAACCCTTGGAGGGTCTAGTGAATTTCCTTACCCTCGTAGGGGAAGAACTGGCAGAGCACCCAACAGGACAG ATCCTAAAACCGAGAGCAGGTTGAAACGTGTGAATCTTATGAAACCTCTGGATCCTCTTGAAGCTTTAGATATATATGTGCCACGAGATGAACGCTTTGGTCACTTGAAGATGTCAGACTTTCTTGCTTATGGACTTAAGTCTTTATCGCAATCCATCAAACCTGCTCTGGAACATTACTTTGACCAGACACGGAATGAGTTTGATAACTTTCAGGAGGTATATGACTTGTACGAAGGAGGATTTAAGTTACCAACAGCAGTACTTGACACTATCAGGAAAACTGTTCCTTTCAATATGCTCAAGGAACTGTTTCGGACTGATGGTGAACAATTTCTTAGGTTCCCTGTGCCTCATGTGATTAAAG TGGATAAATCTGCATGGAGAACTGATGCAGAATTTGGTAGAGAAATGCTTGCTGGAGTGCACCCTATTGCCATTCGTCGACTTGAG GAATTCCCACCAGCAAGCAAGCTTGACCATAAAGTGTATGGCGATCAAACTAGTAAAATTACGGAAGATCACATAGAAAAGAACTTGGAGGGGCTTAGTGTATATGAG GCGCTCTATACCAACAAGTTATTTATATTGGATCACCATGATTCCTTTATGCCATACCTGACGAGGATAAACTCAACTGCCACAAAAACTTATGCCAGTCGAACTCTCCTTTTACTGAAAAACGATGGCACTTTGAAGCCATTAGCCATCGAATTAAGCTTACCACATCCAAAGGGAGATCAATTTGGTGCAGTTAGCAAAGTATACACCCCTGCTGAAGAAGGTGTTGGAGCTACCATTTGGCAACTAGCAAAAGCTTATGCAGCTGTAAATGACTCTGGCTACCATCAGCTCATTAGTCATTG GCTGAATACGCATGCTGTGATTGAGCCTTTTGTGATAGCAACAAACAGGCAGCTAAGTGTTCTCCACCCAATCTACAAACTCTTGCAGCCCCATTACCGTGACACTATGAACATAAATGCACTTGCTAGGCAAACTCTTATTAATGCTGAGGGAATTCTAGAATCGACAGTTTTTCCAGGGAAGTATGCTTTGGAGATGTCAGCAGTAGTTTATAAGAATTGGGTTTTCACTGAGCAAGCACTCCCAGCAGATCTCCTTAAAAG AGGAATGGCAGTTAAGGATCCAAATTCTCCACATGGGCTTCGCCTGCTAATAGAGGACTACCCATTTGCTGCTGATGGCCTAGAGATATGGTCTGCAATTAAATCATGGGTTGAAGAGTACTGCTCTTTCTATTATAAAGCTGATGACACTGTCCAAAATGATTCAGAACTTCAAGCATGGTGGAAGGAAGTGAGGGATGTGGGTCATGGTGACAAAAAAGATGAATCCTGGTGGCCAAAAATGCTGACCCGAGAGGAACTAGTTGAATCGTGTACCATAATCATATGGATTTCTTCTGCCCTCCATGCAGCAGTCAACTTTGGACAGTACCCTTATGCAGGGTACCTTCCAAATCGCCCCACAGTAAGCCGTCGGTTTATGCCTGAAGAGGGCACTCCGGAATATGAGCAGCTTAAGTCTGATCCTGAAAAAGGTTTCTTGTTGACAATTACTTCAGAATTTCAGACTCTTATAGGGGTTTCTCTCATTGAGATTTTGTCGAGGCATGCTTCTGATGAGGTCTATCTTGGTCAGAGAGACTATGATGACTGGACAGCAGAAGCTGGCCCCTTGCAAGCTTTCGAGAGGTTTGGAAGAAAACTTGCTCAGATTGAAGACAAAATGATGAGCAAGAACAAGGATACTAATCTGAAGAACAGAGCTGGACCAGTTAACTTTCCATATACTTTGCTCCATCCTAATGGCGAAGAAGGACTCTCTGCTAAGGGAATTCCTAACAGCATTTCAATCTAA